One genomic window of Stigmatopora nigra isolate UIUO_SnigA chromosome 13, RoL_Snig_1.1, whole genome shotgun sequence includes the following:
- the wdr89 gene encoding WD repeat-containing protein 89 yields MEKFTRLSLATSCISDNDHSYVLDVALSPGGGTEAAAALCDRSLRLHDKATLRPVGEYRGHGGRVCGLTFARTRPGLLYSASADGKVRGWDVRHPGTDAVQLFRGDPSHVFCSFDLSCGDALLCAGTSLDGEDSFLVFWDSRKAGSPPLGVYSESHGDDVTQVRFHPHDKDRMASGGADGLVNVFDLRRGSEDEALQRTCDAASSVAAVCWGGDHGERLLCVRDDEGLRLWDLDAEQADALLDRSDACRVTKAPDGRSLDYLLGGAGLEGRPQMLVAGGDRDGNILLMECDGDGLQQLGSLRGGHAATVRCFAWDEARGALFTGGEDGLLSLWKVDRGKSSSALKLKSGSLKKNKRANPSPY; encoded by the exons ATGGAGAAATTCACCCGCCTGTCACTGGCCACGAGCTGCATTTCCGACAACGATCACTCCTACGTACTTGACGTGGCCCTGTCTCCCGGGGGCGGGACggaagcggcggcggcgctctgCGACCGCTCACTAAGGCTGCACGACAAGGCCACGCTACGCCCCGTGGGCGAGTATCGAGGGCACGGCGGGCGAGTATGCGGCCTGACCTTTGCCCGGACGCGCCCCGGCCTCCTCTACTCGGCTTCGGCCGACGGGAAGGTCCGCGGGTGGGACGTCCGCCACCCGGGGACGGACGCCGTGCAGCTATTCCGCGGCGACCCGTCACATGTTTTCTGCAGCTTCGATCTGAGCTGCGGTGACGCGTTGCTCTGCGCCGGCACGTCG CTGGATGGCGAAGACAGCTTTTTAGTTTTCTGGGATAGCAGGAAGGCCGGATCGCCGCCATTGGGCGTCTACTCCGAGTCGCACGGCGATGACGTCACGCAGGTTCGATTCCACCCGCACGATAAAGACCGGATGGCGTCGGGTGGAGCGGACGGCCTGGTCAACGTCTTTGACCTGCGGCGGGGCTCAGAGGACGAGGCGCTCCAGCGCACGTGCGACGCCGCGTCCTCGGTAGCCGCCGTTTGCTGGGGCGGCGACCACGGAGAGCGACTGTTGTGCGTCAGGGACGACGAGGGCTTGCGCCTCTGGGATCTGGATGCCGAGCAGGCGGACGCCCTGCTGGATCGGTCCGACGCGTGCCGTGTGACCAAGGCGCCCGATGGGCGGAGCCTCGACTACCTGCTGGGCGGGGCCGGGCTGGAGGGGCGGCCCCAGATGCTGGTGGCAGGTGGTGACCGGGATGGGAACATTCTGCTGATGGAGTGCGATGGCGACGGGTTACAGCAGCTCGGGAGTCTGCGTGGAGGGCACGCCGCCACCGTCAGGTGCTTCGCCTGGGACGAGGCACGGGGGGCGCTCTTCACCGGTGGAGAGGACGGGCTTCTCTCGCTGTGGAAAGTGGACCGTGGCAAAAGTTCTTCTGCGCTCAAACTCAAATCTGGAAgtctcaaaaaaaacaaacgcgcCAATCCGTCGCCATACTGA